A single genomic interval of Pomacea canaliculata isolate SZHN2017 linkage group LG5, ASM307304v1, whole genome shotgun sequence harbors:
- the LOC112565380 gene encoding mediator of RNA polymerase II transcription subunit 28-like isoform X1 — protein MEDKVDPINELEKAFQDCITIMTGQEYFTANETDETKTSVENTVQKFLDAARQTEAFFLSKRLILSAQKPEQLLKEDIQELQLELERKEKLIQKHHEHLQLWINLLHRPNPPPAPPASSATILSSQSHPVPPQVQGFPGPPQQPMPGMLHQGLPQPGQYPGPPLSGAQGYTMPPPQQPPPSYSQSHPLQYLEQVSNIVMQDRR, from the exons ATGGAAGACAAAGTAGATCCGATAAATGAGTTAGAAAAGGCGTTCCAG gATTGTATCACTATTATGACTGGTCAAGAATACTTTACTGCTAATGAAACTGATGAGACAAAAACAA GTGTAGAAAACACAGTCCAAAAATTTTTGGATGCAGCTCGACAAACAGAGGCATTCTTCTTGAGTAAACGACTGATACTGTCAGCACAGAAACCAGAACAGCTTTTAAAAGAG GATATCCAGGAGTTGCAGCTTGAattggaaaggaaagaaaaactgatcCAGAAGCATCATGAACATCTGCAGTTGTGGATTAACCTTTTGCATCGCCCAAATCCTCCCCCAGCACCTCCAGCATCTTCAGCAACAATTCTCTCCTCACAGTCCCACCCAGTTCCTCCTCAAGTACAGGGTTTTCCTGGCCCACCTCAGCAGCCAATGCCAGGCATGCTACACCAAGGACTTCCCCAGCCTGGACAGTACCCAGGTCCTCCACTGTCAGGGGCACAAGGCTACACCATGCCACCACCACAGCAGCCACCACCGTCCTATTCACAGAGTCATCCTCTGCAGTACCTTGAACAGGTGTCTAATATTGTCATGCAAGATAGACGCTAG
- the LOC112565380 gene encoding mediator of RNA polymerase II transcription subunit 28-like isoform X2: protein MEDKVDPINELEKAFQDCITIMTGQEYFTANETDETKTSVENTVQKFLDAARQTEAFFLSKRLILSAQKPEQLLKEDIQELQLELERKEKLIQKHHEHLQLWINLLHRPNPPPAPPASSATILSSQSHPVPPQVQGFPGPPQQPMPGMLHQGLPQPGQYPGPPLSGAQGYTMPPPQQPPPSYSQSHPLQYLEQGFL from the exons ATGGAAGACAAAGTAGATCCGATAAATGAGTTAGAAAAGGCGTTCCAG gATTGTATCACTATTATGACTGGTCAAGAATACTTTACTGCTAATGAAACTGATGAGACAAAAACAA GTGTAGAAAACACAGTCCAAAAATTTTTGGATGCAGCTCGACAAACAGAGGCATTCTTCTTGAGTAAACGACTGATACTGTCAGCACAGAAACCAGAACAGCTTTTAAAAGAG GATATCCAGGAGTTGCAGCTTGAattggaaaggaaagaaaaactgatcCAGAAGCATCATGAACATCTGCAGTTGTGGATTAACCTTTTGCATCGCCCAAATCCTCCCCCAGCACCTCCAGCATCTTCAGCAACAATTCTCTCCTCACAGTCCCACCCAGTTCCTCCTCAAGTACAGGGTTTTCCTGGCCCACCTCAGCAGCCAATGCCAGGCATGCTACACCAAGGACTTCCCCAGCCTGGACAGTACCCAGGTCCTCCACTGTCAGGGGCACAAGGCTACACCATGCCACCACCACAGCAGCCACCACCGTCCTATTCACAGAGTCATCCTCTGCAGTACCTTGAACAG GGTTTCCTCTAA
- the LOC112565378 gene encoding transmembrane protein 127-like, with translation MATGYASADSEAIMDSVNNNTMSNNNNSSNVNNNVTLPVPCNSSDQNGSGNMSACATSNGATPSGRESSGSRRSTSSSRDSNSSSRRSHSSGRSRSRHRRSHGSSRRSSRHHSRQRHNKHRERNFPSALCSMVAIVILSTAMAEPRWIRIENGSCRVSEGKLTYLGAFQFLYNGHFVENVHTVSDMDQKSITVFTDYKYGPLESDCMFNCITDRGVLLFKAVIAFTFMAIICSLCSFLIDLIGPSQRFFKLIRRSSIFNVITVILCVVVTLFMYWITVVVLTLQQEVESTEVQVSFDVSFYLITAAGVTSVVAVAFSCLRRYPLTENEAPTARTILDDQFNEDTENLLSLPPPTFHNLSPMAHLPPPPPYTP, from the exons ATGGCAACAGGTTATGCATCAGCAGATTCAGAGGCCATCATGGATTCAGTAAACAACAATACCAtgagtaacaacaacaacagcagtaatGTCAACAACAATGTTACTCTCCCTGTGCCATGCAATAGTTCAGATCAGAATGGGAGTGGAAACATGAGTGCTTGTGCTACGTCAAATGGAGCTACTCCTAGTGGCAGAGAAAGTTCTGGCAGCAGAAGAAGCACATCGAGTTCTAGAGACAGTAATAGCAGCTCCAGGCGTAGTCATTCCAGTGGGCGATCTCGAAGTCGGCATCGTCGCTCTCATGGTTCCAGTCGCCGCAGCAGCCGTCATCATAGTCGCCAACGTCACAACAAGCATCGAGAGCGCAACTTTCCTTCTGCTCTTTGCAGCATGGTTGCCATTGTCATTCTGAGTACAGCTATGGCAGAACCTCGATGGATTCGCATTGAGAATGGAAGCTGTCGGGTTTCAGAAGGCAAACTGACCTATCTGGGAGCTTTCCAATTTTTGTATAATGGACACTTTGTGGAAAATGTGCATACAGTTTCTGACATGGATCAAAAGAGTATTACAGTCTTCACAGATTATAAATACGGTCCACTGGAATCAGATT GTATGTTCAACTGCATCACAGACCGAGGTGTCCTGCTGTTCAAGGCAGTCATTGCCTTCACATTTATGGCAATTATCTGCTCTCTGTGTTCATTCTTGATTGATCTCATTGGACCATCTCAGCGCTTTTTTAAGCTCATACGCCGCAGCTCCATCTTCAATGTCATCACAG TGATCCTATGCGTGGTGGTAACATTGTTTATGTACTGGATCACAGTAGTTGTCTTGACACTTCAGCAAGAAGTCGAAAGTACTGAGGTGCAAGTGTCCTTTGATGTCAGCTTCTATCTCATCACTGCAGCAGGTGTAACCTCTGTTGTGGCGGTTGCTTTCAGCTGCTTGCGTCGTTACCCTCTGACCGAGAATGAAGCTCCTACAGCACGAACCATCTTAGACGATCAGTTCAACGAGGACACTGAAAATCTTCTGTCCCTTCCTCCACCAACCTTTCATAACCTTTCCCCTATGGCACAccttccacctcctccaccatACACACCTTAA